Part of the Deltaproteobacteria bacterium genome, CGGCCAAGTTCATCCACTCCCGAGGGTTGGGTGTCAAAGACGGACAGGCCCCGGCCGATACCGACGCCTTTGACCTGACCGAGGCCTTTCTCCAGTACAATGCCCCTCTGGGCAAAGGATTGAAGTTTACTCTGGGGAAGTTTGTCACCTATCATGGGGCCGAGGTCATCGAGGCCAGGGACAACCTTAACTATTCCCGGTCGTTTTTATTTAACTATGCCATACCCTTTACCCACACGGGGCTGATGGTCAGCTATCCTTTTTCGGATACCTTTACGGCCAATTTTCACGTTATCAATGGATGGGACAATACCGATGATAACAACACGGGTAAGACTTTTGGGCTCAGTTTTGGCTGGACACCCATAGAACAATTAGCCATGAATTTCAATTTTATGTACGGGCCGGAGCAGAGGAGCGAAAACAGCAACAACCGGTTCCTCTTCGACTGGGTGGGTACCATCAAGCCTGTCAAGAATTTGAGTTTTGTTCTGAACACCGATTACGCTACGGAGCAGAAGGACCCCAATGCCAATGGTGCGGATTCGAAATGGTACGGGGTAGCGGGATACGTCAAATATGATTTCAGTGATCTTTTCAGCCTCACCTTGCGGGGTGAGTTTTTCAATGACCGGGACGGCGTCAGGACCGGAACGGCCCAAACGCTCAAGGAAATAACCTTTACTCCGGAATTCCGGTTAGCCAAAGGATTGATCCTCAGGCCTGAATACCGCTATGACTGGTCGGAACAGAGTAGTTTCAACGGTGGCAAGGATAAAAATCAACATACCATCGCCCTGGGGGTTATGTATACCTGGTAATCAAAATTTTAATTCGGTTCTCCGGGGGGAAGCTCTTTTTTGACACCCCGGAGAACCTCTGAGGAGGAAGCAATGAAAAGAAAAACATTACTTATTTTTATCATGATCGGCCTGGTCGTAATGATCGGGGCCTTATATTGGGAAGGGCTCAGCCTGGCTGAGGAAAAACCGGCCGCGGAGGTAGCCGATAAAGCTCAACAGGCCGCCCCGGCTCAAGCTGCTCCGACGGCTCCGGCGGCTGCTCCGGCACCGGCCCCTGCACCCAAGCCGGACCCATCCGGTGCAAATACCGGGGGGGCGGCTGATGTGGTCGGCGCTTCAGCGGGTGCACCGACGGCAGACGACCTGAAAAAACTGGCCACCAACGAACCCCTGGCCGCAAAATTAGCCGATGTGGTCGGTCATAACCGGATCGCCATTAATATGGTCTGGACCCTGATCTGCGGCTTTCTGGTCATGTTTATGCAGGCCGGATTTGCCATGGCTGAAACCGGTTTTACCCAGGCCAAAAATGCCGGTCACACCATGGCTATGAACTTCATGGTCTATGTTATCGGGATGCTCGGTTACTGGGTTATGGGTTTTGCCCTGCAAATGGGCGGGGTCGGCGGTGTGGCCACCCTGGGGGGTGCGGCCACTTTAAATAATGAGTTTACGATCAGTCTGTTTGGAAAAGATTTCGGATTGTTCGGGACCAATGGTTTTTTCCTTTCCGGAGTAACCTATGATGCGGTCATTTTTTCCGTCTTTCTTTTCCAGATGGTCTTTATGGACACGACGGCCACGATTCCTACCGGGGCCATGGCCGAACGTTGGACCTTCAAGTCCTTTATCATCTATGGATTTTTTATCTCGGCCCTGATTTATCCCCTCTTTGCCAACTGGGTCTGGGGCGGTGGCTGGTTGTCCCAATTGGGGAAAAATTTCGGACTGGGGCACGGGCACTTGGATTTTGCCGGATCATCGGTGGTCCATATGACCGGAGGCATGGCCGCCCTGGCCGGGGCCATAGTCCTTGGGCCGAGAATCGGAAAATTCAAGGCTGATGGAACCCCTAATGCCATGCCGGGCCACCATATCCCCATGGCCATAGTCGGTGTCTTTATCCTGGCGTTCGGCTGGTTCGGATTTAATGCCGGCTCAACCTTGGCCGGCGGGGACTTGCGCATCGGGGTTATCGCCGTCAATACCATGCTGGCTGGCTCTGCGGCTGCCTTTTCTTCTATGTTGTATATGTGGTTGCGGTTTGGAAAACCCGACATCTCCATGTCGGCCAACGGTTTGCTGGCCGGCCTGGTGGCTATCACGGCACCCTGTGCCTTTGTCAACTCCGTATCGGCCGTAATCATCGGGTTGGTAGCGGGCCTGATAGTCTGCTGGAGTGTGTTTTTCATAGAACGGACCTTGAAAGTGGATGATCCCGTGGGGGCCATATCCGTCCATGGCGCCAATGGGGCCTGGGGGGTCTTGGCCCTGGGGCTCTTTGCCGACGGCACCTATGGGGATGGCTTGAATGGGGTGCCCGGTGCGGTAAAAGGACTTTTTTACGGGGATGCCACCCAGTTCGGTGCCCAGATCGTCGGGACCCTGACCAATATGATTTTTGTCTTTGTCGCCATGTTTGTCTTTTTTAAGATACTGGACAAGATCATCCCCCTGAGAGTACCGGCCGATCAGGAAATGGAGGGATTGGATCAACATGAAGTGGCGGTTACCGCTTATCCGGATTTTAATATCCGTAAGGTTCATCGTTAGTCCAATGGATGACTTTAAGATAACTGCTATGAACCCGGGGCTTCATTGAAGCGGGAATGAGGTCCCGGGTTGGAAAAGACCCGAATCCTAAAAGACAAAATTGTTAAATTAAATTTTAAGAGTTACATTTTTGGAATATATTAT contains:
- a CDS encoding porin, coding for MKKRLLSVTMAVFMFLGLSLTAMAEEAKPEAAKPAAMTVDQLKELLGMSIYLQGGYTYNFRNPDSQENELRVFDHKANSFTLDLAQLQFVKDAPVGGMGYKLKVSAGETAKFIHSRGLGVKDGQAPADTDAFDLTEAFLQYNAPLGKGLKFTLGKFVTYHGAEVIEARDNLNYSRSFLFNYAIPFTHTGLMVSYPFSDTFTANFHVINGWDNTDDNNTGKTFGLSFGWTPIEQLAMNFNFMYGPEQRSENSNNRFLFDWVGTIKPVKNLSFVLNTDYATEQKDPNANGADSKWYGVAGYVKYDFSDLFSLTLRGEFFNDRDGVRTGTAQTLKEITFTPEFRLAKGLILRPEYRYDWSEQSSFNGGKDKNQHTIALGVMYTW
- a CDS encoding ammonium transporter — translated: MIGALYWEGLSLAEEKPAAEVADKAQQAAPAQAAPTAPAAAPAPAPAPKPDPSGANTGGAADVVGASAGAPTADDLKKLATNEPLAAKLADVVGHNRIAINMVWTLICGFLVMFMQAGFAMAETGFTQAKNAGHTMAMNFMVYVIGMLGYWVMGFALQMGGVGGVATLGGAATLNNEFTISLFGKDFGLFGTNGFFLSGVTYDAVIFSVFLFQMVFMDTTATIPTGAMAERWTFKSFIIYGFFISALIYPLFANWVWGGGWLSQLGKNFGLGHGHLDFAGSSVVHMTGGMAALAGAIVLGPRIGKFKADGTPNAMPGHHIPMAIVGVFILAFGWFGFNAGSTLAGGDLRIGVIAVNTMLAGSAAAFSSMLYMWLRFGKPDISMSANGLLAGLVAITAPCAFVNSVSAVIIGLVAGLIVCWSVFFIERTLKVDDPVGAISVHGANGAWGVLALGLFADGTYGDGLNGVPGAVKGLFYGDATQFGAQIVGTLTNMIFVFVAMFVFFKILDKIIPLRVPADQEMEGLDQHEVAVTAYPDFNIRKVHR